A genomic region of Solanum dulcamara chromosome 2, daSolDulc1.2, whole genome shotgun sequence contains the following coding sequences:
- the LOC129876396 gene encoding type I inositol polyphosphate 5-phosphatase 2-like encodes MWLMLLNWIEWKMRHLIFENNTINLGKNLYLKRIYGIDCDSRLDWPEHPLDPTPQVLSSNFKLRRVFSSTARVGFGTIDNPLAFDTTGLDGRGLKRVHQSSRNLGLMWMDQKEPVILDALLDSPDQSCDEENDLFEEFSEVQEENSLPNHTVKSGPMYIRIVGKHMVGIYVLVWVRQRLKKHINNLQVSASGIGLMGYMGNKVGRYSYRNF; translated from the coding sequence ATGTGGTTGATGCTCCTGAACTGGATAGAATGGAAGATGAGGCATCTGATTTTTGAGAATAATACTATCAACCTAGGAAAGAATCTCTATTTAAAGAGAATATATGGAATTGATTGTGACAGTAGATTGGATTGGCCTGAACATCCCCTTGATCCGACACCTCAAGTTCTTTCTTCTAATTTTAAGTTGAGGAGAGTCTTCAGTAGTACCGCGAGAGTTGGTTTTGGTACCATAGACAATCCTCTTGCTTTTGACACTACGGGATTAGACGGTAGAGGGTTAAAAAGGGTGCACCAAAGCTCAAGAAACTTAGGATTGATGTGGATGGATCAAAAAGAACCTGTAATTCTTGATGCTCTTTTAGATAGCCCTGATCAATCTTGTGATGAGGAAAATGACTTGTTTGAAGAATTTTCAGAGGTTCAAGAAGAAAATTCACTTCCTAATCATACAGTGAAGTCTGGTCCAATGTATATACGTATTGTCGGCAAGCACATGGTTggtatatatgtattagtttGGGTACGTCAAAGATTGAAGAAACATATAAACAACTTGCAAGTCTCTGCTAGTGGAATTGGACTTATGGGATACATGGGCAATAAG